The window GACCAGCGGCGCGAACAACCCGCGGTAGAGGTAGGACCACGTCGGCTCGCCGTGCAGGAGCAGCACCGGGGGACCGGAGGCCGGGCCGGCCTCGACCCAGGCCATCCGCAACGCCTGCCCGTCCCCGGCGGGGACCTCCGCGTAGCGCGGTTCGTGGTCGAACCCGACCAGTCCGGCGAAGCACTCGTCCGGGGTGCGCAGCAGCTCCATACGGGAATCGTTTCAGCGCAGCGTGGCCGGAACCAGCCCTTGACGGGGTCGTCCGCGGTTCGTAACGTCGAGTAAGTTACAAAATGTAAGTTAGCCGGGAGGGAGGCCCGTGACCCGTCGTCGGATGTCCGCCGCGGACCGTCGGGAGCAGCTGCTCGACGTGACGCTGGACGTCGTTCGCGCCGAGGGGTTCTACGCCGCCACCATCGACCGCGTCGCCCGCGAGGCCGGCGTGACGCGGACGCTGATCTACTCCCAGTTCGGTCATCTGCCCGGTCTCGTCTCCGCCCTCGTCGACCGCGAGACCGCGACCGCGATGCTCGGCCTGGCGGAGGCCCTCGCGCCGTTGCCCGACGACGCCGACTTCGTCGAGGTGGCCGAGGCGCTGCTGCGCGCGACCGTGGCCGCCGTCCAGCGCGCCCCGCGCAGCTGGGCGATCCTGCTCAACCCGCCCGAGGGCGGGCCACCCGAGCTCCACGAGCGCATCGCCGCCGGCCGCGCCCTGGCGCGCGCCCACGTGCAGGCGCTGCTGATCAGCCGACTGCCGGACGAGATCGCCGACCCCGAACTCGCCGCGCACATCCATCAGATGCTCGGCGAGGAACTGGTCCGCCTCCACGTGCGGGACCCCGAGCGCTACCCCCTGACCCGAATGGTCCGTCAGATCCGCGAGAGCGCCACCGGCACCTTCGCGGCGCACACGAGGAGGGCCCGCCGATGACGACCACCGAACCCCGCGCAGCGAAGTCCGAGGCGAAGGTCGGGGCCCCGCTCGGTCCCGGTTCGCTGACGTGGAAGTACCACGGCGACCGCCGCGGTCTCCTGTTTCTGTGGCGCACCGGCACGCTGCAGAACATGCACCCCGCGGTGAACTCCGCGTTGCAGCAGAAGTCGAACTTCTTCGACAACCCGTGGGACCGGCTGTTCCGGTCGATCCCGCCGATCCTCGGCGTCGTCTACGACGACCGGCCCGACGACACCGGCGCGCAGGTGCGCGACTTCCACCGCGAGATCAAGGGCGACGACGACGGGCACGGCCGCTGCTGGTCCGCGCTGAGCCCCGACACGTTCTGGTGGACCCACGTCACCTTCGTCGAGACCATTCTCGCGATCAACGAGTTCTTCGGGACTCCGCTGACCGACGAGGAGAAGGACCAGTTGGTCAAGGAGGGCGTCACGTGGTGGCGCCGCTACGGCCTCTCCGAGCGCCCGGTGATCGACAACTGGGCCGACTTCGAGGCCTACTTCCACCACATGCTCGACCACGAGCTCGAGCACAACGCGACCACACGCTGGGCGGTGACCGCGGACCAGCAGTCCATCCCGGCGCCGCCCGGCATCCCCGGCCCGGTCTGGAAGGTCCTGGAGTGGCCGACGTCCCGGTTCAACCGCTGGCTCGGTGCCGGCCTGATGCCGCCGAAGGCCCGGGAGATCCTCGGCCTCGAGTGGCGGACCCGCGACCAGGTCGCGCTGCGGGTGATGGGCGAGGTCGTCCGCCGGACGTGGCCGCTGCTCCCGGCGAAGGTGCGCCTCAACCCCCGCGCATACGATGCGATCAAGCGGGCCGAGGCGGCCTGATCGCACCGGAAGGCAGGACGGACGCATGAGCGGCAACGTGGCCATCGTCGAGCAGGCGATCGAGTGCCTCAACAACGGCGACCTCGACGGCTACATGTCGATGTACAGCCCCGACGCGCAGTTCGTCGGCTATCCCGCCGAGGTTCCCCCGAACTACGAGGGCGTCAAGGCGTTCTACGCCGACCTGCTCCGCGCCCTCGGCCAGCTCGAGGTCGAACCGATCGACCTCTTCGCCGCCGGTGAGCGCGTCGTCGCCCGGTTCACCCTCTCCGGTTTCCACAACGAGGAACTTCTCGGCGCGGCACCGACCAAGCACGGCGTCTCCGTCGAGGGCCTGACGATCCTGTACTTCGTCGACGGCAAGGTTCTGCACCGCGTGAACCGGATCGACGAGCTGTCGTTCCTCAACCAGATCGGCGTCATCCCAACCCCGGGCGCGACCAGCACCGGCTGAACCCGGGTCACGCCGGCGCGGTCAGCCCAGGGAGTCGAGCGCCTGCTCCAGGTCGGCCCACAGGTCCTCGGCGTCCTCGACACCGGTGGAGAGGCGGACCAGCCCCTCCGGGATCGACGGCGACTCACCGGCCCAGCGCCGGCGGCGTTCGAGCGTCGACTCCACCGCACCGAGGCTGGTCGCGTTCACCCAGAGCTTCGTTGCGGCGCAGAACGCCTCGGCGGTCGGGCCGTCGGCGAACTCGACGGACAGGATCGCGCCGAAGGTGCGCATCTGCGCGGCCGCGCGGGCGTGGCCGGGATCGTCGGGCAGCCCGGGGTAGCGGACGCGCTTGCACGCGGGGTGGGCCGCGAGCCGCGGCGCGAGAACCGCCGCGTTGGCCGCCGCGCGTTCCAGGCGCAGGTGCAGGGTGCGCATGCCGCGCAGCGCGAGCCACGTCTCGAGGACGCCGGCCGCGGTGCCGGAGAGTCGGCGGTGCTCCTTCATCCGGTCGCGCAGACCGGCGTCGGTGCACACGACCGCGCCGACGACGGCGTCGCTGTGCCCGGCGAGGAACTTCGTCGCGGAGTGCATGACCACGTCGGCGCCGAGCGCGAGCGGGTTCTGCCCGAACGGCGTCGCGAACGTGTTGTCGACGGCGACCAGCGCGCCGGCGGCGCGGCCGGCCGCGCACACCGCGGGCAGGTCGGCGACCTCGAGGGCCGGGTTGGTCGGCGACTCGATCAGCACCAGGTCCGCGCCGTCGCAGGCCGCGACGACCTGGTCGGTGTCGGCGACGTCGACCTGGCGCAGCGTCAGGCCGGTGCGGCCCTCCGCGACGCCCAGCTGCCCGAGCGTCCCGAGGTACGCGTGGCGCGGCACGACGACGACCGCATCGGCCGGCACGAGGCTCACGATCGCGCCGGCGGCGGCCAGCCCCGACGGGAACACGAGTCCGAGTCCGCCCTCGAGCGCGCCGATCGCGGTCTCGAACGCCGACCACGTCGGGTTGCCGTGCCGGCCGTACTCGATGTCGCCGCCGGCGTGGAAGACCGATGCCTGCACCAGCGGCTGGTTGAGCGGAGCGTCCGGGGTGCGGTCCGGTCGGCCCGCGACGACGGCGAGCGTCTCGCGCGAGAGCTCCTGCGGCCCCGGCATCAGCGGCCCCCGGTTCGGCCCGGCCGCGCGGGTCGACGACCGACGGGACGAGTGGGCGTGCGTTCCGGGGCGGGGGAGAGGTCGCCGCCCGCCGCGCGGCGCAGCACCTCGCTGAGTTTCTCGGCCGCGGCGGTGACGGCGGCGGCGTGCAGCCGCCCGGGCTGCCGGCTCAACCGGTCGATCGGGCCCGACACCGAAACGGCGGCGACGACGCGGTTGTTCGGACCGCGCACGGGCGCGGACACCGACGCGACGCCGGCCTCGCGCTCGGAGACACTCTGCGCCCAACCGCGGCGGCGCACCGCGGCGAGTGTCGTGGCCTCGAAGCGCGCGCCCTGCAGTCCGCGGTGCAGACGCTCGGGCTCCTCCCACGCGAGCAGCACCTGCGCGGCGGAGCCGGCGGTCATCGGCAGCGACTCCCCGACGGGCACGGTGTCGCGCAGACCGGACAGGCGCTCTGCCGCCGCGACGCAGATGCGGTGGTCGCCCTGGCGCCGGTAGAGCTGCGCGCTCTCCCCGGTGATGTCGCGCAGGTGCGCGAGCACCGCGGGCGCCGCGGCCAGCAGACGGTCCTCACCCGCCGCGGCGGCGAGCTCACCGAGCCGCGGACCAAGGACGAACCGGCCCTGCATGTCCCGCGACAGCAACCGGTGATGCTCGAGCGCGACGGCCAGCCGGTGCGCGGTCGGACGGGCAAGCCCGGTCGCGGCCACCAGCGAGGCGAGCGTGGCCGGCCCGGCCTCCAGGGCGTTCAGGACGGCCGCGGCCTTGTCCAGCACGCCAACTCCGCTGGCATCGACCAAACCGGGTGAGCTATCGTTGTCCATGGATTGATATTGCCGTCTCGCATTCTGAGATGCAAATTTCCCGGCCCGTCGGTGGGGAAGCCTCTCGGGACGTGACCGGCACGCTGCGGAGGAGGACCGGATGGGGCGCACCCTCGCCGAGAAGATCTGGGACGCGCACGTCGTACGTCGTGCGGACAACGAGCCCGATCTGTTGTACATCGACCTGCACCTGGTCCACGAGGTGACCAGCCCGCAGGCCTTCGACGGTCTCCGGGCTGCCGGCCGTCCGGTCCGTCGACCGGACCTCACCCTGGCGACCGAGGACCACAACACCCCGACGCTCGACATCGACAAGCCGATCGCCGACCCGGTGTCGCGCGCCCAGATCGAGGCGCTGCGTCGCAACGCCGCCGAGTTCGGCGTACGCATCCACTCGCTCGGCGACATCGACCAGGGCATCGTCCACGTCGTCGGCCCGCAGCTGGGCATTACCCAGCCCGGCATGACGATCGTGTGCGGCGACTCGCACACCTCGACGCACGGTGCCTTCGGTGCCCTCGCCTTCGGTATCGGCACCAGCCAGGTCGAGCACGTGCTCGCGACGCAGACGCTGCCCCTCGACCGGCCGAAGACGATGTCGGTCACCGTGAACGGGACGCTGCCCGCCGGCGTGACGGCAAAGGACATCATCCTCGCGGTCATCGCCGAGATCGGCACCGGCGGCGGGCAGGGCTACGTCATCGAGTACCGCGGCGAGGCGATCCGCAACCTGTCGATGGAAGGCCGCCTGACGGTCTGCAACATGTCGATCGAGGCGGGCGCGCGTGCCGGTCTCGTCGCGCCGGACGACGTCACCTTCGAGTACGTGAAGGGTCGGCCGCACGCGCCGTCCGGTGCGGAGTGGGACGCCGCCGTCGCCGCCTGGCGCGAGCTCTACACCGACGACGACGCGACCTTCGACAAGGAGGTCGTGCTCGACGCCTCGACGCTGACCCCGTTCGTGACGTGGGGCACCAACCCGGGCCAGGGCGCACCGCTCGGCTCGAACGTGCCCGACCCGGCGAGCTTCGCCGACCCGAGCGAGCGCACCGCCGCGGAGCGGGCGCTGGAGTACATGGGACTCACCGCGGGTCAGCCGCTGCGCGACATCTCGGTCGACACCGTGTTCCTCGGGTCGTGCACCAACGGCCGCATCGAGGACCTGCGCGCCGCCGCCGACGTGATCAAGGGTCACAAGGTCGCCGACGGCGTCCGCATGCTCGTCGTGCCCGGCTCGGCGCGGGTGCGATTGCAGGCGGAGTCCGAGGGACTCGACACGATCTTCAAGGAGGCCGGTGCCGAGTGGCGCTTCGCCGGCTGCTCGATGTGCCTCGGCATGAACCCCGACACGTTGTCGCCGGGGGAGCGGAGCGCGTCCACGTCCAACCGGAACTTCGAGGGCCGGCAGGGCAAGGGCGGTCGTACGCACCTGGTCTCGCCGCTCGTGGCCGCGGCCACCGCGGTCACCGGCCACCTGTCGTCCCCGGCCGACCTGGCCGCCGCGAAGTAGGGAGATCGCCCGATGGAAGCCTTCACCACCCACACCGGCCGGATGATCCCGCTGCGGCGCAGCAACGTCGACACCGACCAGATCATCCCCGCCGTCTACCTCAAGCGGATCACGCGCGACGGTTTCGAGGACGGGCTCTTCGCCGAGTGGCGCAAGGACCCCGAGTTCGTCCTCAACGCGCCCGAGCGCGCGGGCGCGACGGTGCTCGTCGCCGGCCCCGACTTCGGCACCGGTTCCTCCCGCGAGCACGCGGTCTGGGCACTGCAGAACTACGGCTTCCGGGTCGTCATCTCGTCGCGCTTCGCCGACATCTTCCGCGGCAACTCGCTCAAGGGTGGTCTGCTCACCGTTCAGCTGCCGCAGGACGTCGTCGACCGGCTCTGGGAGGCGACCGAAACTGACGCCTCGACCACCGTCACCGTCGACCTCCAGACCCGCACCGTGACGTGTGGCGACCTGTCCGTCGGGTTCGAGATCGACGACTACACGAGGTGGCGTCTGCTCGAGGGACTTGATGACATTGGTCTCACGTTGCGCCACGAGGGGGATGTCGCCGCATTCGAGACGAAACGGCCTCCGTACCTCCCGAAGACGTTGCCGATCCCGTCCTCGCTCTCGTCGTAGGCCTCTTCGCACCACCTGTAGAAGCCCTCAATTCCCTTGGAAAACAAGGGAATTGAGGGCTCCGTCGTTGAGGCGATCTTCGACGTCGGCCGGGGCGAAAGGGCGCGCTCGCGATGCAAAGACGTCCCTGCACTACCTCACGCCGAGGGAAAACTCCTTGCGACACAACGATGTTTCAAACGCCAGGTGATTGTTTACATCGCCCTATAGCTCTAACTTTCCCGTTGAGCCGGGCCTAGTGGTGCCCGTATCCGGCGTCGGAGGGACGCAATGAACAAGACGCAGCTGATCGATGAGCTGGCTACCAGATTCAGTGGCAACAAGAAGGCGGCTTCGCAGGCTCTCGACGCCGTCGTCGACACCATCACCCGCGCGGTTGCCCGTGGCGAGAAGGTCGGCATCACCGGGTTCGGTGTGTTCGAGAAGGTCGAGCGTCCCGCTCGAATTGCTCGTAACCCAGCCACCGGTGCTCAGGTGAAGGTGAAGAAG of the Sporichthya polymorpha DSM 43042 genome contains:
- a CDS encoding TetR/AcrR family transcriptional regulator: MTRRRMSAADRREQLLDVTLDVVRAEGFYAATIDRVAREAGVTRTLIYSQFGHLPGLVSALVDRETATAMLGLAEALAPLPDDADFVEVAEALLRATVAAVQRAPRSWAILLNPPEGGPPELHERIAAGRALARAHVQALLISRLPDEIADPELAAHIHQMLGEELVRLHVRDPERYPLTRMVRQIRESATGTFAAHTRRARR
- a CDS encoding oxygenase MpaB family protein translates to MTTTEPRAAKSEAKVGAPLGPGSLTWKYHGDRRGLLFLWRTGTLQNMHPAVNSALQQKSNFFDNPWDRLFRSIPPILGVVYDDRPDDTGAQVRDFHREIKGDDDGHGRCWSALSPDTFWWTHVTFVETILAINEFFGTPLTDEEKDQLVKEGVTWWRRYGLSERPVIDNWADFEAYFHHMLDHELEHNATTRWAVTADQQSIPAPPGIPGPVWKVLEWPTSRFNRWLGAGLMPPKAREILGLEWRTRDQVALRVMGEVVRRTWPLLPAKVRLNPRAYDAIKRAEAA
- a CDS encoding ester cyclase, which codes for MSGNVAIVEQAIECLNNGDLDGYMSMYSPDAQFVGYPAEVPPNYEGVKAFYADLLRALGQLEVEPIDLFAAGERVVARFTLSGFHNEELLGAAPTKHGVSVEGLTILYFVDGKVLHRVNRIDELSFLNQIGVIPTPGATSTG
- a CDS encoding trans-sulfuration enzyme family protein; this translates as MPGPQELSRETLAVVAGRPDRTPDAPLNQPLVQASVFHAGGDIEYGRHGNPTWSAFETAIGALEGGLGLVFPSGLAAAGAIVSLVPADAVVVVPRHAYLGTLGQLGVAEGRTGLTLRQVDVADTDQVVAACDGADLVLIESPTNPALEVADLPAVCAAGRAAGALVAVDNTFATPFGQNPLALGADVVMHSATKFLAGHSDAVVGAVVCTDAGLRDRMKEHRRLSGTAAGVLETWLALRGMRTLHLRLERAAANAAVLAPRLAAHPACKRVRYPGLPDDPGHARAAAQMRTFGAILSVEFADGPTAEAFCAATKLWVNATSLGAVESTLERRRRWAGESPSIPEGLVRLSTGVEDAEDLWADLEQALDSLG
- a CDS encoding IclR family transcriptional regulator domain-containing protein, producing the protein MVDASGVGVLDKAAAVLNALEAGPATLASLVAATGLARPTAHRLAVALEHHRLLSRDMQGRFVLGPRLGELAAAAGEDRLLAAAPAVLAHLRDITGESAQLYRRQGDHRICVAAAERLSGLRDTVPVGESLPMTAGSAAQVLLAWEEPERLHRGLQGARFEATTLAAVRRRGWAQSVSEREAGVASVSAPVRGPNNRVVAAVSVSGPIDRLSRQPGRLHAAAVTAAAEKLSEVLRRAAGGDLSPAPERTPTRPVGRRPARPGRTGGR
- the leuC gene encoding 3-isopropylmalate dehydratase large subunit, with protein sequence MGRTLAEKIWDAHVVRRADNEPDLLYIDLHLVHEVTSPQAFDGLRAAGRPVRRPDLTLATEDHNTPTLDIDKPIADPVSRAQIEALRRNAAEFGVRIHSLGDIDQGIVHVVGPQLGITQPGMTIVCGDSHTSTHGAFGALAFGIGTSQVEHVLATQTLPLDRPKTMSVTVNGTLPAGVTAKDIILAVIAEIGTGGGQGYVIEYRGEAIRNLSMEGRLTVCNMSIEAGARAGLVAPDDVTFEYVKGRPHAPSGAEWDAAVAAWRELYTDDDATFDKEVVLDASTLTPFVTWGTNPGQGAPLGSNVPDPASFADPSERTAAERALEYMGLTAGQPLRDISVDTVFLGSCTNGRIEDLRAAADVIKGHKVADGVRMLVVPGSARVRLQAESEGLDTIFKEAGAEWRFAGCSMCLGMNPDTLSPGERSASTSNRNFEGRQGKGGRTHLVSPLVAAATAVTGHLSSPADLAAAK
- the leuD gene encoding 3-isopropylmalate dehydratase small subunit — encoded protein: MEAFTTHTGRMIPLRRSNVDTDQIIPAVYLKRITRDGFEDGLFAEWRKDPEFVLNAPERAGATVLVAGPDFGTGSSREHAVWALQNYGFRVVISSRFADIFRGNSLKGGLLTVQLPQDVVDRLWEATETDASTTVTVDLQTRTVTCGDLSVGFEIDDYTRWRLLEGLDDIGLTLRHEGDVAAFETKRPPYLPKTLPIPSSLSS